In one window of Scylla paramamosain isolate STU-SP2022 chromosome 36, ASM3559412v1, whole genome shotgun sequence DNA:
- the LOC135091120 gene encoding spectrin beta chain-like isoform X1 — protein sequence MERKEARKDSTSSSSSSSSSSSSSSSSSKEEIFEEAKEGKEADQEEQQYSSDRDTWRDSLNQAWMESLGEIGEKSHNVQVTNGTTGQSTAVEVTQQSSSSAGDRVLTTRVSQDSFVDYGGQILTMQVSQESFSSNGGQVSMTQASQEVSSCAGGQILTKQISQESCSSASGQVTVMQVSKEVFSSATGQVLTSQVSRESHGSASGQVSVTQDAQGSSSTPRRGLLMTQLSRESLGSAGGRVSKRQVSRESSTNSETVTSYGQQTQHIQVVSSSHKRSHRSSSSSSLDGVEGKDQIGHRRKRLSASEYSSHESDSGGSSSTPISPLSAKPPELQQIIRQSASSSGIAEETNLPPAGEEPVLSEMKFELSSWPSRSESVRKVKVMAHKPVKRSITSDPSVQHIYTGAMERHIKELKDERESVQKKTFMKWVNSHLVRVSTRIGDLYVDLRDGKQLLKLLEILSGERLPRPTKGKMRIHCLENVDKALQFLRDQRVHLENMGSHDIVDGNARLTLGLIWTIILRFQIQDITIEETENQETKSAKDALLLWCQMKTAGYHNVNIRNFTTSWRDGLAFNAIIHKHRPDLVQYEKLSRSNPIHNLNNAFTTAENKLGLTKLLDAEDIFVEQPDEKSIITYVVTYYHYFSKLKQETVQGKRIGKVVGIAMENDRMIKEYENLTSDLLKWIETTIESLNDRAFANSLTGVQTQLTQFNTYRTVEKPPKFVEKGNLEVLLFTLQSKMRANNQKPYLPKEGKMISDINKAWERLEKAEHERELALREELIRQEKLEQLAARFNRKAGMRETWLSENQRLVSQDNFGFDLAAVEAAAKKHEAIETDIFAYEERVQAVVAVAQELEAENYHDIERINARKDNVLRLWNYLLELLRLRRMRLELSLQLQQNFQEMIYILDSMEDMKVRLLSEDYGKHLMGVEDLLQKHSLLEADINVLGERVKTVIEHSQRFLDDEQVEGYRPCDPSIVLERVQQLEDAYGELVKLAVERRLRLEESRKLWQFYWDMAEEENWIKEKEQILSTSDIGHDLITVNLLLTKHKTVEEELSSHEPQLMACVKIGEELIAQQHFGSDKIQERIDEIMGMWNNLKEKSANRKKRLTDAVDLHQFYTEADDVDTWMLDILRLVSSEDTGRDEATVQSLLKKHKDVTEELKNYATTIEALHQQASELNEIDRESPDVVERLASIDRRYKELLELAKMRKQRLLDALSLYKLFTEADGVEQWIGEKERMLQTMVPAKDIEDCEIMKHRYEGFEQEMNANASRVAVVNQLARQLLHVEHPNSEDIVARQNQLNQRWAELREKAENKREELNSAHGVQTFHIECRETVLWIEDKKRVLMETADLGTDLSGIMTLQRRLSGMERDLAAIQAKLDSLEREADKISQEHPEEAELIRERVEQIRAVWDQLTQLLKERDAKLEEAGDLHRFLRDLDHFQAWLTKTMTDVASEDIPSNLAEAEKLLSQHQSIREEIDNYTEDYTKMMEYGERITAEDVTPADDAQYMFLRERLKALKDGWAELHQMWENRQQLLSQSLNLQMFLRDAKQGEVLLSQQEHYLSKDETPTNLEQAENLIKRHEAFLTTMEANDEKINGICQFAQRLLDEGHYAVDKIQKKAENIEERRQQNRERALEQMERLRDQLQVHQFLQDCEELNDWVQEKHIIAQDESYRSAKTVHSKWTRHQAFEAEIASNKDRLVRVQQAGEELVKEKPEMAEMIGPKISELNQHFEDLESTTKEKGERLFDANRQVLYEQTCDDIDTWMSDLEKQIEGGDTGMDLTSVNILMQKQHLIETQMAVKAKQVEQLESQADYLQRMDPEKTDKVKSMKAKVEAKFESLKAPLLDRNEALNKKKEAFQFRRDVEDEKLWIQEKMPQATSSEYGNSLFTVHMLKKKLQSLSTEIDNHEPRINLVCENGRKLIEAGHTDADEFHKLLEELLDDWAKLKDAMEFRRSKLMVSEKAQQYLFDASEAEVWMSEQELYMMVEDRGKDELSAQNLMKKHQSLESDVTDYAETIRQLGETARHLISEEHPDSEQISKRQSQIDKLYAGLRDLAVERRSKLDEALKLFMLNREVDDLEQWIAEREVVAGSHELGQDYDHVTMLRDRFKDFARDTETIGNERVAAVNEIADQLISAGHSDAATIAEWKDGLNESWADLLELIETRTQMLAASWELHKFFHDCKDVLSRILEKQNSISDELGRDAGSVSALQRKHQNFVQDLVMLQQQVQQIQDDSSKLQAAYAGDKAREITNREAEVVSAWLNLQGMCEDRRVKLSDTGDLFKFFNMVRTLILWMDDVIRQMNTTEKPRDVSGVELLMNNHQSLKAEVDAREDNFNVCVSLGKELLARNHYATPEIKEKLMSLSNQRINMLQRWEERWEHLQLILEVYQFARDASVAECWLMAQEPYLVSAEFGRSIDEVENLIKKHEAFEKACSAQEERFAALERLTTLEIKTLSRRDSSLKNRDWSSRRLSMPSCPTHSYGSHHSSSPASILPFFTAFSCPSLSMFHSTQVNSGLRMPDIRIQPPVLSGIRKRKRLKSASNPQLSQTINFKDSDTNGLFHDIRFERGNYFEGQQSNIHLGLPLQSDAGTSLFLNSRTSGSNHQSTDSLGRHDSVSPVDSLEGPEHELVSASPIQEFVSVDKYESPYLEESAYRISSFCLQHNGGSGAPDVSDEEVYVSSGNNRFYMRNPLLVYSDSMDSLEEGPTLPPIYEVEGEGSEITELASSPKSSQLLRTECTEGGVEKPKAQAQQQRHSCHDSCAQYCSQNDSIMSYYSVVPPEEGRESVRNVDHLVDRLDVKHLHSCSSPSSPFPLTPPNTCDSSPKLSNTIAPRNNLHALSGVEFELKELKRKQEEEEEERQRQEELARQAAAPPPQSPDQPTDGVDGSGEDSHLNGEEHDESREAVEPPSAVAPPKGHPHTLPREHDESAAVLRGSAPSTPRPPSTPATPTFAAAGAGRGRPASATLPATTSPPTPASKESRRRVRSRSKSPFRSFRWKKTKTSPSEAPGSASDDESNLERAAAPKHPPSVAPSATATSAVAPSAPAPAKEERPSPTGDEDQLEGSLVRKHEWESTTKKASNRSWDKLFLVLRGNTLFFYKDRKSYQAAPEVYFRAEIPCDLSGGQASVADDYTKKKHVLRLRLVSGSEYLFQAKDEEELNTWVAALQVATSAEGSAGPSRSQTLPAGSEKKDEPKRRSFFTLKKK from the exons atggagagaaaggaagcaaggaaggactCAACGAGCTCCAGCAGCAGTagctccagcagcagcagcagcagcagcagcagcagtaaggaGGAGATATTTGAGGAAgccaaggaagggaaggaagcagaccaggaggagcagcagtacAGCTCAGATAGAGATACATGGAGGGATTCTCTCAACCAGGCATGGATGGAGTCCCTTGGAGAAATTGGTGAAAAGTCCCACAATGTTCAGGTCACTAATGGCACCACTGGTCAGAGCACAGCAGTGGAGGTGACCCAGCAGTCTTCCAGCAGTGCTGGCGACCGAGTGCTGACAACACGGGTCTCTCAGGATTCCTTTGTTGACTATGGTGGTCAGATCTTGACAATGCAGGTCTCCCAGGAGTCCTTCAGCAGTAATGGTGGGCAGGTCTCCATGACTCAGGCTTCTCAGGAGGTCTCTAGCTGTGCCGGTGGCCAGATCCTAACAAAGCAGATCTCTCAGGAGTCATGTAGCAGTGCCAGTGGTCAAGTCACAGTGATGCAAGTGTCAAAGGAGGTTTTTAGCAGTGCCACTGGACAAGTGTTGACCTCGCAGGTTTCTCGAGAGTCGCATGGCAGTGCCAGCGGCCAGGTGTCGGTGACACAGGACGCTCAAGGGTCCAGCAGCACTCCACGTCGTGGACTCTTGATGACACAGTTATCTCGAGAATCACTGGGCAGTGCTGGTGGTCGGGTCTCCAAAAGGCAAGTGTCCCGAGAGTCCTCCACCAACAGTGAGACAGTGACATCATATGGCCAGCAGACGCAGCACATCCAGGTGGTGTCCAGCAGCCACAAGAGGAGCCACAGGTCCTCCAGCAGCTCATCCCTAGATGGAGTGGAAGGCAAGGATCAGATAGGCCACAGAAGGAAGAGGTTGAGTGCAAGCGAGTATTCAAGTCATGAGTCTGATAGTGGTGGCTCCAGCAGCACACCTATCTCGCCTCTGAGCGCCAAACCCCCCGAGCTGCAGCAGATAATAAGGCAGTCTGCGTCGTCCTCCGGCATTGCAGAGGAGACGAACCTTCCTCCTGCAGGCGAAGAACCAGTGCTCAGTGAGATGAAGTTTGAGCTGTCAAGTTGGCCTTCCAGGAGTGAGTCAGTGCGCAAAGTTAAGGTGATGGCACACAAGCCTGTCAAGAGGTCCATCACCAGCGACCCGTCCGTGCAGCACATTTACACAGGTGCTATGGAGCGTCACATTAAAGAGCTCAAAG ATGAGCgagagagtgtgcagaagaaGACCTTCATGAAGTGGGTCAACTCGCACCTGGTCCGGGTCAGCACACGCATCGGGGACCTGTACGTTGACCTACGCGATGGCAAGCAGCTCCTCAAACTGCTGGAGATCCTGTCAGGGGAGCGGCTG CCACGACCCACcaagggaaagatgaggatCCACTGCCTGGAGAATGTGGACAAGGCTCTGCAGTTCCTGCGAGACCAGCGGGTGCACCTGGAGAACATGGGCTCCCATGACATAGTGGACGGCAATGCCCGCCTCACCCTCGGCCTCATCTGGACCATCATCCTCCGCTTCCAGATCCAGGACATCACCATTGAGGAGACAGAGAACCAGGAGACAAAGAGCGCCAAGGATGCTCTCCTCCTGTGGTGCCAGATGAAGACTGCTGGCTACCACAACGTCAACATCAGGAACTTCACCACCTCCTGGAGGGACGGTCTTGCCTTCAACGCCATCATCCACAAGCACCGTCCAGACCTGGTGCAGTATGAGAAGCTGTCACGTTCAAACCCCATCCACAACCTCAACAATGCCTTCACTACAGCTGAAAACAAACTTGGCCTCACAAAACTTTTAGATGCCGAAGATATTTTTGTTGAGCAGCCTGACGAGAAGTCCATCATCACTTATGTCGTcacctactaccactacttctccAAACTAAAGCAGGAGACTGTGCAGGGCAAGCGTATTGGCAAGGTAGTTGGCATCGCAATGGAGAATGACAGGATGATCAAGGAATATGAGAATCTGACCTCGGATCTTCTGAAGTGGATTGAGACAACAATCGAGAGCCTCAATGACCGAGCTTTTGCTAACTCCCTGACAGGAGTACAGACTCAGCTGACACAGTTCAACACCTACCGCACAGTGGAGAAGCCTCCCAAGTTTGTGGAGAAAGGTAACCTTGAAGTGCTACTCTTCACTCTGCAATCCAAGATGAGAGCCAACAACCAGAAGCCGTACCTGCCAAAGGAGGGCAAGATGATCAGCGACATCAACAAGGCCTGGGAGCGCCTGGAGAAGGCTGAGCATGAGAGGGAGCTGGCTCTGAGAGAGGAACTGATTCGCCAAGAAAAACTGGAGCAGCTGGCTGCAAGGTTCAACCGCAAGGCTGGGATGAGAGAGACTTGGCTGTCTGAGAATCAGCGCCTTGTCTCCCAGGACAACTTTGGCTTTGACCTGGCAGCTGTGGAAGCCGCCGCCAAGAAGCACGAGGCCATTGAGACAGACATCTTTGCCTATGAGGAGCGAGTGCAGGCTGTTGTTGCCGTGGCACAAGAGTTGGAGGCGGAGAACTATCATGACATTGAGCGCATCAATGCCAGGAAGGACAATGTTCTCCGATTATGGAATTACCTGCTTGAACTGCTGCGTCTCCGCCGCATGAGGCTGGAACTGTCCCTGCAGCTGCAGCAGAACTTCCAGGAGATGATTTACATCCTGGACTCCATGGAGGACATGAAGGTGCGCCTCCTGAGCGAAGACTACGGCAAACACCTCATGGGTGTGGAGGACCTGCTGCAGAAACATTCCCTCCTGGAGGCAGACATCAACGTGCTGGGTGAGCGCGTGAAGACAGTCATTGAACACTCCCAGAGGTTCCTGGATGATGAGCAGGTGGAGGGCTACCGGCCCTGTGACCCATCCATCGTGCTGGAGCGTGTGCAGCAGCTGGAGGACGCCTACGGTGAGCTGGTGAAGCTGGCCGTGGAGCGCAGGCTGCGTCTGGAGGAGTCCCGCAAGCTGTGGCAGTTCTACTGGGACATGGCAGAGGAAGAGAACTGGATCAAGGAAAAGGAACAGATTCTGTCCACCTCAGACATTGGGCATGATCTGATCACTGTCAACTTGCTACTCACCAAGCACAAGACTGTGGAAGAGGAGCTTTCTTCTCATGAGCCACAGCTTATGGCTTGTGTCAAGATTGGAGAAGAACTCATTGCACAGCAGCACTTTGGTTCTGACAAGATTCAGGAGAGAATTGATGAAATTATGGGCATGTGGAACAACCTTAAGGAGAAGTCAGCCAACCGCAAGAAGCGGCTGACAGATGCCGTGGACCTGCACCAGTTCTACACTGAGGCTGATGACGTGGACACCTGGATGCTGGATATCCTGCGCCTGGTCTCCAGCGAGGACACCGGCAGGGATGAGGCTACCGTTCAGTCTCTCCTCAAGAAACACAAGGACGTCACAGAAGAGTTGAAGAATTATGCCACAACCATTGAGGCTCTTCACCAGCAGGCCTCAGAACTCAATGAAATTGACAGGGAATCACCTGATGTGGTTGAGAGGCTTGCTTCCATTGACAGAAGGTACAAGGAACTGTTAGAACTGGCTAAGATGAGGAAGCAGAGGCTGCTTGATGCTCTGTCACTGTACAAGCTGTTCACTGAGGCTGATGGAGTGGAGCAATGGATTGGGGAGAAGGAGCGCATGCTGCAGACCATGGTGCCAGCCAAGGACATTGAGGACTGTGAGATTATGAAGCACAGATATGAAGGATTTGAACAAGAAATGAATGCCAATGCAAGCCGTGTGGCCGTGGTGAACCAACTTGCTCGCCAGCTGCTGCACGTGGAACATCCAAATTCAGAAGACATCGTTGCCCGCCAGAACCAGCTGAACCAGAGGTGGGCAGAGCTCAGAGAAAAGGCTGAGAACAAGCGTGAAGAACTCAACTCTGCCCACGGTGTTCAGACATTCCACATTGAATGCAGAGAAACAGTTCTGTGGATTGAGGACAAGAAGAGAGTCCTGATGGAGACTGCTGATCTGGGAACTGACCTGAGCGGCATCATGACCCTGCAGCGTCGCCTGTCTGGCATGGAGCGTGACCTTGCTGCTATCCAGGCCAAGCTGGACTCTCTGGAAAGGGAAGCCGATAAGATCAGCCAGGAGCATCCCGAGGAGGCTGAACTCATCCGTGAGCGCGTCGAACAGATCCGTGCCGTGTGGGACCAGCTGACACAGCTGCTGAAGGAGCGTGATGCCAAGCTGGAGGAGGCTGGCGACCTCCACCGCTTCCTGCGCGACCTTGACCACTTCCAGGCCTGGTTGACCAAGACCATGACTGATGTGGCTTCAGAAGATATTCCATCTAACCTTGCAGAAGCAGAGAAGCTGCTGAGCCAGCACCAGTCTATCCGAGAGGAGATTGACAACTACACAGAAGATTACACAAAGATGATGGAGTATGGTGAGCGCATCACTGCAGAAGATGTCACTCCAGCAGACGATGCCCAGTATATGTTCCTGAGGGAGCGTCTCAAGGCCCTGAAGGATGGCTGGGCCGAGCTTCACCAGATGTGGGAGAACAGACAGCAGCTCTTATCTCAGTCTCTCAACTTGCAAATGTTCTTGCGAGATGCCAAGCAGGGAGAGGTGCTCCTAAGTCAGCAAGAACACTACCTGAGCAAGGATGAGACTCCTACCAACCTTGAACAGGCAGAAAACCTTATTAAGAGACATGAAGCCTTCCTCACCACCATGGAGGCAAATGATGAGAAAATCAATGGAATTTGTCAGTTTGCACAGAGGCTGCTAGATGAGGGACACTATGCTGTCGACAAGATCCAGAAGAAGGCAGAGAACATTGAGGAGAGGCGGCAGCAGAACAGAGAACGGGCCTTGGAGCAAATGGAACGATTACGGGACCAACTGCAGGTGCACCAGTTCCTGCAGGACTGTGAGGAACTCAATGACTGGGTGCAGGAGAAACACATCATTGCGCAGGACGAGAGCTACCGCTCAGCCAAGACTGTTCACAGCAAGTGGACTCGTCATCAGGCATTTGAAGCAGAGATTGCAAGCAACAAAGACAGGCTTGTCAGAGTGCAGCAGGCCGGAGAAGAATTGGTCAAGGAGAAACCAGAAATGGCTGAGATGATTGGACCAAAGATTTCAGAGCTAAATCAACACTTCGAAGACCTCGAAAGCACGACAAAGGAGAAGGGCGAACGACTCTTCGATGCCAACAGGCAAGTTCTGTACGAACAAACATGCGATGATATCGACACCTGGATGAGTGACCTCGAGAAACAGATTGAGGGTGGAGACACAGGCATGGACTTGACCTCTGTAAATATTTTGATGCAGAAGCAACATTTGATTGAAACACAAATGGCAGTCAAGGCCAAACAGGTAGAACAGCTCGAGAGTCAGGCAGATTACCTGCAGCGTATGGATCCAGAAAAGACAGATAAGGTCAAGTCAATGAAGGCCAAGGTGGAAGCCAAGTTCGAGTCCCTGAAGGCACCTCTTCTTGACCGAAATGAAGCcctgaataagaagaaagaggctTTCCAGTTCAGGCGAGATGTGGAGGATGAGAAGCTCTGGATCCAGGAGAAGATGCCTCAAGCCACCAGCTCTGAGTACGGCAACTCCCTCTTCACCGTCCACATGCTGAAGAAGAAGCTGCAGAGTCTGAGCACAGAGATTGACAACCATGAGCCCAGGATCAACCTTGTGTGCGAGAATGGACGCAAGCTTATCGAGGCTGGACACACAGACGCCGATGAATTCCACAAGCTGCTGGAGGAGCTGCTGGATGACTGGGCGAAGCTGAAGGACGCCATGGAATTCCGACGATCCAAACTCATGGTGTCTGAGAAGGCCCAGCAGTACCTCTTTGACGCCAGCGAGGCCGAGGTCTGGATGAGTGAGCAGGAGCTGTACATGATGGTGGAGGACAGAGGCAAGGATGAACTTTCTGCCCAGAACCTGATGAAGAAGCACCAGAGCCTCGAGAGTGATGTCACTGACTATGCTGAGACCATCCGACAGCTGGGCGAGACAGCCAGACACCTCATCAGTGAAGAGCACCCTGACAG TGAACAGATCAGCAAAAGACAGTCCCAGATTGACAAGCTGTACGCTGGCCTGCGGGATCTTGCCGTGGAGCGACGCAGCAAACTGGACGAGGCACTGAAGCTCTTCATGCTGAACCGAGAAGTGGACGACCTGGAACAATGGATTGCCGAGAGGGAGGTCGTGGCTGGGTCTCATGAACTTGGCCAGGACTACGACCACGTTACG ATGCTTCGAGACAGATTTAAGGACTTTGCCAGAGACACAGAGACCATTGGCAATGAGCGGGTTGCAGCTGTTAACGAGATTGCTGACCAGCTCATCTCTGCTGGCCACTCTGATGCGGCCACCATCGCTGAGTGGAAGGATGGCCTCAACGAGTCATGGGCTGACTTGCTGGAGCTCATTGAGACGCGCACACAGATGCTTGCTGCCTCATGGGAGCTGCACAAGTTCTTCCATGACTGCAAGGATGTGTTGAGTCGCATTCTTGAGAAGCAGAACAGCATTTCAGACGAGCTTGGCCGTGATGCTGGCTCAGTGTCGGCCCTGCAGAGGAAACACCAGAACTTTGTCCAAGATTTGGTTATGCTTCAGCAGCAG GTGCAACAAATTCAGGATGATTCTTCTAAACTGCAAGCTGCATATGCGGGTGACAAAGCTCGAGAAATCACAAACCGAGAGGCAGAAGTTGTGTCTGCCTGGCTGAACTTGCAGGGCATGTGTGAGGATCGCAGAGTTAAGCTCAGTGACACAGGTGATCTGTTCAAGTTCTTCAACATGGTGCGCACACTCATACTGTGGATGGATGATGTTATCAGACAGATGAACACTACCGAAAAACCAAG GGATGTGAGTGGTGTAGAATTGCTGATGAACAACCACCAGAGTCTGAAGGCAGAAGTGGACGCCCGGGAGGACAacttcaatgtgtgtgtgtctcttggGAAGGAGCTGCTTGCCCGCAACCATTACGCCACGCCGGAGATCAAGGAGAAGCTCATGTCCCTCAGCAACCAGCGCATCAACATGCTGCAGCGCTGGGAGGAGCGATGGGAGCACTTACAGCTCA TTTTGGAGGTGTACCAGTTTGCTCGTGACGCTTCAGTGGCAGAGTGTTGGCTCATGGCACAGGAACCTTATCTTGTATCAGCTGAATTTGGT AGATCAATTGATGAGGTTGAGAACCTGATCAAAAAGCATGAGGCATTTGAGAAAGCTTGTTCGGCCCAGGAGGAACGGTTTGCTGCCCTGGAGCGGCTGACCACG CTTGAAATTAAAACACTCAGTCGTCGAGACTCTTCCTTAAAGAATAGGGACTGGAGCAGCCGCCGTCTCTCCATGCCCTCCTGCCCCACTCACTCTTATGGCTCACACCACAGCTCCTCCCCGGCCTCCATACTCCCTTTCTTTACTGCATTTTCCTGCCCTTCTTTGAGTATGTTCCACTCCACACAAGTCAACAGTGGCTTGAGAATGCCAGATATTAGGATTCAACCTCCTGTGCTCAGTGGAATTAGAAAACGTAAGCGTCTTAAATCTGCTTCTAACCCACAGTTGTCACAGACCATCAACTTCAAAGATTCTGACACAAATGGTCTGTTTCATGATATACGATTTGAACGTGGCAACTATTTTGAAGGCCAGCAATCCAATATTCACTTGGGCCTTCCATTGCAATCAGATGCTGGCACCTCACTGTTCTTGAATTCACGAACTTCTGGCAGTAATCACCAGTCAACAGACAGCTTAGGCAGACATGACTCTGTATCCCCAGTGGACTCCCTTGAAGGCCCAGAGCATGAGCTTGTGTCTGCTAGTCCAATTCAAGAATTTGTTAGTGTGGACAAGTATGAATCGCCTTATTTAGAGGAATCAGCTTATCGCATTTCATCGTTCTGCTTGCAACacaatggtggtagtggtgcccCAGATGTGAGTGATGAGGAGGTCTATGTTTCATCAGGGAATAATAGATTTTACATGAGAAATCCATTGTTAGTCTATTCAGACAGTATGGACAGTTTGGAAGAGGGCCCCACACTGCCACCCATCTATGAGGTTGAGGGCGAGGGATCTGAGATAACTGAGTTAGCAAGTTCACCAAAATCTAGTCAGCTTTTAAGGACAGAGTGCACTGAAGGGGGAGTTGAGAAACCTAAGGCACAAGCACAGCAACAGAGACACTCGTGCCATGACTCCTGTGCTCAGTATTGCTCTCAGAACGACTCCATCATGAGCTACTATTCTGTCGTCCCTcctgaagaagggagggaaagtgtgcGCAATGTTGACCACCTGGTAGATAGGCTGGATGTGAAGCACTTGCACAgttgttcctctccttcctctcctttccccctcactccaccCAACACTTGTGATTCCTCTCCTAAGCTGAGTAACACTATAGCACCAAGAAATAACCTGCATGCTCTGTCGGGTGTAGAG TTTGAGTTGAAAGaactaaagagaaaacaagaagaggaggaggaagaacggcAGCGACAAGAGGAGCTAGCAAGACAGGCAGCTGCTCCCCCACCACAGTCCCCCGACCAACCCACGGACGG AGTCGATGGTTCAGGAGAAGATTCCCACTTGAATGGAGAGGAGCATGATGAATCACGAGAAG CCGTTGAGCCACCATCGGCTGTTGCTCCCCCCAAGGGCCACCCCCATACATTGCCCCGAG AGCATGATGAGAGCGCAGCTGTTCTTCGGGGTAGTGCACCCAGCACCCCACGTCCCCCATCCACCCCCGCCACACCCACCTTCGCCGCCGCTGGGGCCGGGCGAGGGCGGCCGGCATCTGCCACCCTCCCTGCCACCACCTCGC CCCCTACTCCTGCTAGCAAGGAGTCGCGACGGAGGGTGCGTTCTAGATCCAAGTCTCCATTCCGCTCTTTCCGCTGGAAGAAAACCAAGACTTCTCCATCCGAAGCACCGGGTAGTGCATCTGACGATGAATCGAACCTGGAAAGGGCAGCag CCCCCAAACACCCACCCTCAGTGGCCCCCTCAGCGACCGCTACCTCGGCAGTGGCCCCCTCGGCCCCTGCGCCGGCCAAGGAAG AGAGACCAAGCCCAACCGGTGACGAGGACCAGCTGGAAGGTAGTCTGGTGCGCAAACATGAGTGGGAGTCGACCACAAAGAAAGCGTCCAACAG GTCGTGGGACAAGCTGTTCCTGGTTCTGCGAGGCAACACACTCTTCTTCTACAAGGACCGTAAGAGTTACCAGGCCGCCCCAGAGGTCTACTTCAGGGCTGAGATTCCCTGCGACCTCTCTGGGGGACAGGCCTCCGTGGCTGATGACTACACCAAGAAAAAGCATGTGCTGCGCCTGAG ATTGGTTAGTGGCTCTGAGTATTTGTTCCAAGCCAAAGATGAAGAGGAGCTGAACACATGGGTGGCTGCCCTTCAGGTGGCCACATCCGCTGAGGGTTCTGCTGGCCCATCCCGCTCCCAGACACTGCCGGCCGGCTCCGAGAAGAAGGACGAACCCAAGCGACGTAGTTTCTTCACCCTCAAGAAGAAATAA